Proteins from a genomic interval of Haloplasma contractile SSD-17B:
- a CDS encoding extracellular solute-binding protein: MVKKLFVTFSVFISVTLLAACGSGNDSTVGEDTCPVYDVSEYLNVDLDSKPTIDFLGPYADYDPAKDPTADVVEEVTGYEVNYKRLPSTNAEQTLNTQLGTGEQYHAVKVTRNQYENLVKQCALLDISDYLDQYGENIKNAISEESWSVVEYGDGIYGVPERSSSDNINSTIAFRQDWLDALDLEVPETPEELKAVLQAFKDEYGQNDPSFAPLTLQKSDIVIYAISSAFGIYTEWKEIDGELYHQTELEAMQEYLDFMIELEKDGLLDVAVPTNDNAKAEQKFTQGRAGAIVTYWWRVPSLVDGLESSAEIGAELSYAEPLKDEEGNRGILRSTGVNYVTVIPVHMAEQAAYAIDWMDKKLVEENFKKIVIGSEDVHHIIDREGNYLPGNKFDEKNNSDYFITGSYEPKYDEFWLARVHKNEDMYNAWYALNEKADEYGKYEPLAFAPALPVTSDKKHSLAVKQTDQFINMIFTDNSIDSYDNFLNDWKQSGGEATHEEVNDWYDNKN, from the coding sequence ATGGTAAAAAAGTTATTCGTTACTTTTAGTGTTTTTATAAGTGTTACACTACTAGCTGCTTGTGGTAGTGGTAATGATTCAACTGTTGGAGAGGATACTTGTCCTGTATATGATGTGAGTGAATATTTAAATGTTGACTTAGATAGTAAACCAACAATTGATTTCTTAGGACCGTATGCTGATTATGATCCGGCTAAAGATCCTACAGCTGATGTAGTAGAAGAGGTCACCGGTTATGAAGTAAATTATAAACGACTACCATCTACAAACGCAGAACAGACCTTAAATACTCAGCTTGGTACTGGGGAACAATATCATGCAGTTAAGGTAACTAGAAACCAGTACGAAAATCTAGTAAAACAATGTGCATTACTAGATATATCTGACTACTTAGACCAGTACGGAGAAAATATTAAAAATGCAATCTCTGAAGAATCTTGGTCAGTAGTTGAATATGGTGATGGAATTTATGGTGTACCTGAGCGTTCATCTTCAGATAATATTAATAGTACAATTGCATTTAGACAAGATTGGTTAGATGCTCTTGATTTAGAAGTGCCTGAGACTCCTGAAGAGCTAAAAGCAGTACTTCAAGCATTTAAAGATGAATATGGACAAAACGATCCATCATTTGCACCATTAACGCTTCAAAAATCAGATATTGTCATTTATGCAATTTCTTCTGCATTTGGTATCTATACTGAATGGAAAGAAATTGATGGGGAATTATATCATCAAACTGAATTAGAAGCAATGCAAGAATACCTAGACTTTATGATTGAACTCGAGAAAGATGGATTATTAGATGTTGCAGTTCCTACTAATGATAATGCAAAAGCTGAACAGAAATTTACACAAGGTAGAGCTGGAGCGATCGTTACATATTGGTGGCGTGTACCATCATTAGTTGATGGATTAGAATCATCTGCAGAGATTGGTGCTGAATTATCCTATGCTGAACCATTAAAAGATGAAGAAGGTAATCGCGGAATCTTACGCTCAACTGGTGTCAACTATGTGACTGTAATTCCAGTTCATATGGCTGAACAAGCTGCATATGCAATTGATTGGATGGATAAAAAGTTAGTTGAAGAGAATTTCAAGAAGATTGTAATTGGTTCTGAAGATGTACATCACATTATAGATCGTGAAGGTAACTATTTACCAGGTAATAAGTTCGATGAAAAAAACAATTCAGATTACTTTATAACAGGGTCTTATGAACCGAAATATGATGAATTTTGGTTAGCACGTGTTCATAAGAATGAAGATATGTATAATGCTTGGTATGCTTTGAACGAAAAAGCGGATGAATACGGCAAGTACGAACCATTAGCATTTGCACCAGCACTCCCTGTTACATCAGATAAAAAACACAGTTTGGCTGTTAAACAGACAGATCAATTTATCAATATGATTTTTACTGATAATTCAATTGATTCATATGATAACTTCTTAAATGATTGGAAACAATCAGGTGGAGAAGCAACACACGAAGAAGTTAATGATTGGTATGATAATAAGAATTAA
- a CDS encoding ROK family protein: MTQVIGIDIGGTEIKGAVLSLDGTILYESRVKTDTRLGRDSILNGLNQLIEEFLFRYDSVVSIGIGSAGRINVAEGTVAFATDNLPGWNGFHLKEYIENQFNLPVAVENDANVALIGEAYKGVGKLYNDIVMLTLGTGVGGANIVNGKIQNGKDYHAGEWGHVVLYPNGRICNCGQKGCIEQYLSGTALVRRINELGYNIGHGSEIFKLIERGNKDVSNALNEYIDDLIIVLHNISLSINPELIIIGGGVVHSRNYWWPILENKLKENDQIKCLVQPAKLENTAGIIGAGKIALNVLEK, encoded by the coding sequence ATGACCCAAGTCATAGGAATTGATATAGGAGGCACTGAAATTAAAGGTGCTGTTCTGAGTTTAGACGGAACGATTTTATATGAAAGTAGAGTCAAAACGGATACTCGTTTAGGCAGAGACAGTATCTTAAATGGCTTAAACCAACTAATAGAAGAATTTCTATTTAGATATGATTCAGTTGTTTCTATTGGAATCGGGTCTGCAGGTCGAATTAATGTAGCAGAGGGAACTGTTGCCTTTGCTACAGATAATTTACCTGGCTGGAATGGTTTTCATTTAAAAGAATACATTGAAAATCAGTTTAACTTGCCTGTCGCTGTTGAGAATGATGCTAACGTAGCATTAATAGGTGAAGCTTATAAAGGTGTGGGGAAGCTATACAATGATATAGTGATGCTAACATTAGGTACTGGAGTAGGCGGAGCCAATATAGTTAATGGAAAAATTCAAAATGGAAAAGACTATCATGCAGGTGAGTGGGGACATGTTGTCTTATATCCAAACGGTAGAATATGTAACTGTGGGCAGAAAGGATGTATTGAACAATACCTATCTGGAACCGCACTTGTTCGCCGTATAAATGAGTTAGGCTATAATATTGGGCATGGAAGTGAAATTTTTAAATTAATTGAACGTGGAAATAAAGACGTAAGTAACGCTTTAAACGAGTATATAGATGATTTAATAATTGTACTACATAATATTTCTTTAAGCATTAATCCTGAATTAATCATTATAGGAGGCGGAGTGGTACATTCTCGTAACTACTGGTGGCCTATTTTAGAAAACAAGCTTAAAGAAAATGACCAGATT
- a CDS encoding carbohydrate ABC transporter permease, which produces MEQTIKQSNNKIKPSSRISKDEKIFSIINYTVLILFGLACLYPFLNVIAVSFSEPGKVISGQVSLFPKGFNFVGYKYVFKNEQFFQSLKISILVTTLGTLISVMVMTLAAYPLSKKDLPGRKGIMVFFIIVMLFSGGIIPNFLLVKEIGLLNTTPALIFPSVVQVFHLLLLKNYFEGLPKELEESAKIDGASNMQILFRIIAPISIPVIATVSLFTAVIYWNNYFNAMLYTPTNESVWPLPFFIYNYLNSQPDILNQEQQLYREVIKAATVISSTIPILLVYPFMQRFFVKGVVVGSVKG; this is translated from the coding sequence ATGGAACAAACAATTAAACAATCAAACAATAAAATTAAACCGTCATCAAGAATTTCTAAAGATGAGAAAATATTTTCAATTATAAACTATACTGTATTAATCTTATTTGGGCTTGCGTGCTTATACCCATTTTTAAATGTTATTGCTGTTTCATTTTCAGAACCAGGAAAAGTTATTAGTGGGCAAGTATCGTTATTCCCAAAAGGATTCAACTTTGTTGGCTATAAATATGTATTTAAAAACGAACAATTCTTTCAATCTTTAAAGATATCTATACTTGTTACTACGCTTGGTACACTTATATCAGTGATGGTAATGACGTTAGCCGCTTATCCGCTATCGAAAAAAGACTTACCAGGACGAAAAGGAATAATGGTATTTTTCATTATCGTTATGCTTTTTAGTGGAGGAATTATTCCAAACTTCTTATTAGTAAAGGAAATAGGTTTATTAAATACTACACCAGCATTAATATTTCCTTCAGTTGTACAGGTGTTTCATCTATTATTACTGAAAAACTATTTTGAAGGCTTACCAAAAGAATTAGAAGAATCAGCTAAAATCGATGGAGCAAGTAACATGCAAATTCTATTTAGAATCATTGCGCCTATCTCGATACCAGTCATTGCTACTGTGTCGCTATTTACTGCTGTTATTTATTGGAATAACTACTTTAATGCAATGTTATATACACCTACAAATGAATCTGTCTGGCCATTACCATTCTTTATTTATAACTATTTAAATAGTCAACCAGATATCTTAAATCAAGAACAGCAATTGTATCGAGAAGTAATTAAAGCCGCTACTGTAATATCGTCTACTATTCCAATTTTACTAGTGTACCCGTTTATGCAACGTTTCTTCGTCAAAGGAGTAGTAGTTGGATCGGTAAAAGGATAA
- a CDS encoding ABC transporter permease, translating into MEQMNVKQNGEYDNNQSKKAKRKTGFRKYLDLYPFLIPAMIFALIFAYIPMAGISIAFKDYKLFYGLGDPILAFKLSRWVGLEHFITLFNSEKFFEVLTNTLIISVYKIVFLFPIPVVIAILITEAKNKLFNRSIQTVMYLPHFISWAVVAGLFMTFLAPFGSVNNFLIKIGLMSSDNPIKWFQDTGVFRGVLVASAGWKEIGWSAIVYIAAITAINPTLYEAAKIDGASKLQQIWHITIPGITSTMAVLFVIRLGYLMEAGFEQIIVMYNSTVYEVADIIGTYVYREGLGGGEYSFTTAVGLFNSVVALVLVLSGNYLMRKYFDKGIW; encoded by the coding sequence ATGGAACAAATGAATGTAAAGCAAAATGGAGAATATGATAACAATCAATCAAAAAAGGCAAAACGAAAGACTGGGTTTAGAAAGTACCTTGACTTATATCCATTCTTAATTCCAGCTATGATATTTGCGTTAATATTTGCATATATCCCTATGGCGGGTATATCAATAGCATTTAAAGATTATAAATTATTTTATGGTCTTGGAGATCCTATTTTAGCGTTTAAATTAAGTAGATGGGTTGGACTTGAGCATTTTATTACTCTTTTTAATTCAGAGAAATTTTTTGAAGTATTAACAAATACGTTGATTATAAGTGTTTATAAAATCGTATTTTTATTCCCGATACCAGTCGTTATTGCGATTCTTATAACGGAAGCAAAGAACAAATTATTTAACAGAAGTATACAAACAGTTATGTATTTACCACACTTTATCTCATGGGCAGTTGTAGCTGGACTATTTATGACATTTTTAGCACCATTTGGTTCTGTTAATAACTTTTTAATAAAAATTGGATTAATGAGTTCTGATAATCCAATTAAATGGTTTCAAGATACAGGTGTTTTTAGAGGCGTGCTAGTAGCTTCTGCAGGTTGGAAAGAAATTGGATGGAGTGCGATTGTTTATATAGCAGCCATTACAGCCATAAATCCAACGTTATATGAAGCAGCTAAAATCGATGGAGCAAGTAAGTTGCAACAAATCTGGCATATAACGATTCCAGGTATTACGTCTACGATGGCAGTGCTATTTGTTATCCGATTAGGTTATCTTATGGAAGCAGGATTTGAACAAATCATCGTGATGTATAACTCAACAGTTTATGAAGTTGCTGATATTATTGGTACTTATGTCTATCGTGAAGGTTTAGGTGGCGGTGAATATAGTTTTACGACTGCAGTAGGACTATTTAACTCAGTTGTTGCCCTAGTACTTGTACTATCAGGAAACTATTTAATGAGAAAATACTTTGACAAAGGTATTTGGTAA